In Antechinus flavipes isolate AdamAnt ecotype Samford, QLD, Australia chromosome 3, AdamAnt_v2, whole genome shotgun sequence, a genomic segment contains:
- the LOC127555322 gene encoding olfactory receptor 52Z1P-like, with amino-acid sequence MVSSPGNDTNFQDIKYILIGIPGLEDSHIWISIPICLMYFTAIIGNSFLIFLIITERSLHEPMYLFLSMLALADILLSTTTAPKMLSIFWFHYGAISFGSCVAQMFFIHCIFAAESAILLAMAFDRYVAICYPLRYTTILTPSVIGKIGVAAVVRGFLICFPFIFLVYRLTYCGQTIIRHSYCEHMGIARLACDNIKINIIYGLTIALVSTGLDVLLIIISYSLILHAVFNIPSWSARLKALNTCGSHICVILMFYTPAFFSFFAHRFGGHTIPRHIHILVANLYVVVPPMLNPIIYGVKTKQIQDRAIQVFSATRTCC; translated from the coding sequence ATGGTATCCTCTCCAGGAAATGACACCAACTTCCAAGACATCAAGTACATTTTAATTGGTATTCCAGGACTGGAGGACTCACATATCTGGATTTCCATTCCCATTTGTTTAATGTATTTTACAGCCATCATTGGCAACAGCTTCTTAATCTTCCTTATTATAACTGAGCGAAGCCTACATGAACCAATGTACTTGTTCCTCTCTATGCTGGCCCTGGCAGATATCCTGCTCTCCACAACTACAGCACCCAAAATGCTGTCCATTTTCTGGTTCCATTACGGAGCTATCTCATTTGGTAGTTGTGTGGCTCAAATGTTCTTCATTCACTGCATCTTTGCAGCAGAATCAGCCATTCTGTTGGCTATGGCATTTGATCGCTATGTAGCTATCTGTTACCCATTGAGATATACCACCATCCTGACTCCCTCAGTCATTGGAAAGATTGGAGTAGCAGCTGTGGTTAGAGGTTTTCTAATCtgctttcctttcatctttctggTGTATCGGCTTACTTATTGTGGACAAACTATCATTCGCCACTCCTACTGTGAACACATGGGCATAGCTAGGTTGGCCTGTGACAACATCAAAATCAACATTATCTATGGCTTAACTATAGCCCTGGTGTCCACAGGTTTGGATGTCCTGctcatcattatttcctattcattgaTCCTTCATGCTGTCTTCAACATACCTTCCTGGTCTGCCAGGCTCAAGGCTCTTAACACCTGTGGCTCCCATATCTGTGTGATCCTCATGTTCTATACTCcagccttcttttctttctttgctcacCGCTTTGGAGGCCATACCATTCCCCGGCACATCCATATTTTAGTGGCCAACCTCTATGTGGTGGTACCTCCCATGCTCAATCCCATCATTTATGGAGTAAAGACAAAGCAGATTCAGGACAGGGCAATTCAGGTTTTCTCTGCCACTAGGACATGttgttaa
- the LOC127555331 gene encoding olfactory receptor 51V1-like, translating into MYASSGYNFSASTFLLTGFPGMEQSYVWIAIPFSSIYVMILLGNCMILHVIRTEQSLHEPMFYFLAMLALTDLCMGLSTVHTVLGILWGLSNDISLDACIGQSYFIHGLSFMESSVLLAMSFDRYIAICNPLHYSSILTDARIIKIGVAIIIRSFLFITPAIIRLKFFNYCQPHVLSHSFCLHQDLLRLTCSDIRFNSFYALGLVICTLLLDSVFILVSYVLILKSVLAIASRDERLKSFQTCISHICAVLVFYIPIISLTMVHRFGKHLSPIVHVLMGNIYILFPPFMNPIIYSVKTQQIRSRIHRLFSRQKY; encoded by the coding sequence ATGTATGCTTCATCTGGATACAACTTCAGTGCCTCTACCTTCCTCCTCACAGGCTTCCCAGGCATGGAACAGTCATATGTGTGGATCGCTATCCCCTTCTCCTCCATCTATGTCATGATTCTCCTTGGGAACTGCATGATACTCCATGTGATTCGCACTGAACAGAGTCTGCATGAACCCATGTTTTATTTCCTAGCCATGCTGGCCCTCACTGACCTGTGCATGGGGCTATCCACTGTGCACACAGTGTTGGGGATCCTATGGGGACTCAGCAATGACATCAGTTTGGATGCCTGTATTGGCCAGTCTTATTTTATTCATGGTCTGTCCTTTATGGAATCTTCTGTCCTCCTTGCCATGTCCTTTGATCGTTACATTGCAATCTGCAATCCACTGCATTACTCTTCTATCTTGACTGATGCCAGAATAATCAAAATTGGGGTGGCCATTATAATCAGGAGCTTCCTATTTATCACTCCTGCCATCATCCGCCTAAAGTTTTTCAATTACTGTCAGCCCCATGTTCTCTCTCACTCCTTCTGTCTGCATCAGGACCTGCTCCGTTTGACCTGCTCTGACATCCGCTTTAACAGCTTCTATGCACTGGGGTTAGTGATTTGCACTCTATTGTTAGACTCTGTCTTTATCCTTGTCTCTTATGTCCTAATTCTCAAATCTGTCTTGGCAATTGCATCTCGGGATGAAAGACTCAAATCTTTCCAGACTTGTATCTCCCACATCTGTGCTGTCCTCGTCTTTTACATCCCCATTATCAGTCTAACTATGGTGCATCGTTTTGGCAAGCACCTCTCCCCTATAGTGCATGTTCTTATGGGTaatatttatattctctttccACCCTTTATGAACCCAATTATATACAGTGTCAAGACCCAGCAGATTAGAAGCAGGATACATAGGCTCTTTTCACGGCAAAAGTACTGA